A single genomic interval of Spirosoma linguale DSM 74 harbors:
- a CDS encoding short-chain dehydrogenase/reductase SDR (PFAM: short-chain dehydrogenase/reductase SDR; KR domain protein~KEGG: gsu:GSU0696 glucose 1-dehydrogenase), giving the protein MKTAIITGGGQGIGRVTTQYLLTHGYNVAVWEADTDALTELQESFTASSAQLLFVACDVSSEDQVKKAVEKTLSHFGQIDVLINNAALMTVKPLDKLTFDEWNTVIGTNLSGPFLCAKYAAPHLAEQKGSIINLCSTRAFQSEPDTFAYSASKGGILALTHSLAISLGPNVRVNAISPGWIDVSAIKKKANARADKLRPEDHSQHPAGRVGQPDDVARMVLFLIAPENSFITGQNFVVDGGMTRKMIYV; this is encoded by the coding sequence ATGAAAACAGCAATTATCACGGGCGGAGGTCAGGGAATTGGCCGGGTTACCACGCAATACCTGCTTACACACGGCTATAACGTAGCCGTGTGGGAAGCCGATACCGATGCACTTACCGAACTTCAGGAGTCCTTTACAGCTTCGTCGGCCCAGCTTCTCTTCGTTGCCTGCGATGTCTCCAGCGAAGATCAGGTCAAAAAAGCTGTTGAAAAAACATTGTCACATTTTGGGCAAATTGACGTCTTAATTAACAATGCAGCGCTGATGACGGTAAAGCCTCTCGACAAGCTAACGTTCGATGAATGGAACACGGTTATCGGAACAAACCTTTCCGGTCCGTTTCTATGCGCTAAATATGCAGCTCCTCACCTGGCCGAACAGAAAGGGAGCATCATTAATTTGTGCTCTACACGGGCCTTCCAGTCAGAACCCGATACGTTTGCGTATTCGGCCAGCAAGGGCGGCATTTTGGCACTTACGCATTCACTGGCGATCAGTCTGGGGCCAAACGTTCGCGTCAATGCCATTAGTCCCGGCTGGATTGATGTATCGGCAATAAAGAAAAAAGCAAATGCCAGAGCAGACAAGCTCCGACCTGAAGATCATAGCCAGCACCCGGCGGGGCGCGTGGGCCAGCCCGACGACGTTGCCCGTATGGTACTCTTCCTGATCGCTCCGGAGAATAGTTTCATTACCGGCCAAAACTTCGTGGTAGACGGGGGAATGACACGAAAGATGATTTATGTATGA
- a CDS encoding von Willebrand factor, type A (KEGG: dde:Dde_0594 von Willebrand factor, type A), whose protein sequence is MENTNQDAMLNQQSRTFDPGTGGTAQTPDDSILINQDYNPTDLAGDVNAPPTTPTDEEEAATGNDGTGAFSGSPNMEVDSGNYGNGDTLGNNDGTEPDPELTDPVSQV, encoded by the coding sequence ATGGAAAATACAAACCAGGATGCTATGCTCAATCAGCAATCGCGCACATTTGATCCCGGCACCGGCGGAACGGCTCAAACGCCGGATGACAGCATTCTTATAAATCAGGATTATAATCCGACGGATTTAGCCGGCGATGTGAATGCACCACCGACCACCCCAACGGACGAAGAAGAAGCCGCTACGGGCAACGACGGAACCGGTGCCTTTTCGGGCAGCCCCAATATGGAAGTAGATTCGGGTAATTATGGTAATGGAGATACATTGGGTAATAATGATGGTACAGAGCCCGACCCGGAGTTAACTGATCCGGTAAGCCAGGTCTAG
- a CDS encoding protein of unknown function DUF892 (PFAM: protein of unknown function DUF892~KEGG: oca:OCAR_5362 hypothetical protein), with the protein MASLGSQIANFFSGNDNDTREGLQSLFVSELKGIYYAEKQAVDALGEQADASTTDEVRNAFLQHQEETRGQVARLEDVFRSIGVEVDDKTCAAIDGLVDDAQMVVSETESGSLTRDAGLIIAGQKIEHHEIAAYGSAVTLASVLGYSDAARMLQQTLEEEKNTDRKLTQLAESFINQRAASEDDNSSSGSSQYGTQGQYSGSQYAGTSSSTDQYGSVNPDGSRYGDSSSTTGYNTGGSSSTSGSGLI; encoded by the coding sequence ATGGCATCTCTAGGAAGTCAAATCGCAAATTTCTTTAGTGGTAATGACAACGATACGCGTGAAGGACTGCAGAGCCTTTTCGTTAGTGAATTGAAAGGAATTTATTACGCTGAAAAGCAAGCCGTAGACGCCCTTGGCGAGCAGGCAGATGCCTCTACTACCGACGAAGTGAGGAACGCTTTTCTACAACATCAGGAAGAAACCCGTGGGCAAGTAGCTCGTCTGGAGGATGTATTTCGTAGCATTGGCGTTGAAGTAGATGACAAAACCTGTGCAGCTATCGACGGTCTGGTCGACGACGCCCAGATGGTCGTCTCCGAAACCGAATCGGGCTCTTTAACCCGTGATGCCGGATTGATTATAGCCGGACAGAAAATCGAGCACCATGAAATTGCCGCTTACGGATCAGCCGTAACGCTGGCTAGCGTGCTGGGTTATTCGGATGCTGCCCGTATGTTGCAGCAAACGCTGGAAGAAGAAAAAAATACTGATAGAAAGCTGACCCAATTAGCCGAATCGTTTATCAACCAGCGGGCTGCTTCGGAAGATGATAACTCGTCGTCTGGATCCAGCCAGTATGGTACTCAAGGTCAATATAGCGGTAGCCAATATGCCGGTACCAGTAGCAGTACAGACCAGTATGGATCGGTGAATCCCGATGGAAGCCGCTATGGAGATAGCTCGTCGACAACGGGTTACAACACCGGTGGCAGTTCGTCTACGAGTGGTTCCGGCTTAATCTAA
- a CDS encoding glucose sorbosone dehydrogenase (PFAM: glucose sorbosone dehydrogenase~KEGG: aav:Aave_4522 glucose sorbosone dehydrogenase), whose protein sequence is MKNVVKPTILSGLITAGFLVSCSKDEVFNAQIPETNQQPTTAQVNGNVFEPALVAATDARIAQLKLPAGFTIAKFADQLGKPRMLTVSTTGNVYVTSRDAGTVTLLRDTNNDGKSDQSQVVARIKDVHGLTIFSGKMYLVAIHDVYSAAINADGTLGTPQQIMTGLPDAGQHPNRTIAFGPDGFMYITVGSTCNACADSNPESATILRANPDGTGRRIYAKGLRNTIGFGWHPETKELYGFDHGIDWLGDEQQKEELNLIKDGAFYGWPYIYGDGNYNPHPRPMGDTTYAQILAKTTLPSLQYDAHAAPLGMVFYTGSGASGGFPAEYQNDAFATMRGSWNRSQPSGYKVVRVHFDAGKPTRIDDLVTGFVVDNNQAQFGRPVGIATMPDGSLLFTDDNNGIIYRVSYAK, encoded by the coding sequence ATGAAAAACGTAGTCAAGCCGACTATCTTATCAGGGCTGATTACCGCAGGCTTTCTTGTTTCCTGTAGTAAAGATGAGGTCTTCAATGCCCAGATTCCTGAGACAAACCAGCAACCGACCACCGCTCAGGTGAACGGTAATGTTTTTGAACCCGCTCTGGTAGCCGCAACCGATGCGCGAATTGCTCAACTTAAACTCCCGGCGGGTTTTACTATCGCCAAATTTGCCGATCAGCTTGGCAAGCCCCGAATGCTGACGGTTAGTACAACGGGCAACGTATATGTTACCAGCCGCGATGCCGGGACCGTTACCTTACTTCGCGATACAAACAATGATGGCAAATCAGACCAAAGTCAGGTTGTAGCCAGGATCAAGGATGTTCACGGCCTGACAATTTTTTCGGGCAAAATGTATCTGGTAGCCATCCACGATGTGTATTCGGCAGCGATAAACGCAGACGGTACCCTGGGAACTCCCCAACAGATTATGACCGGCCTTCCTGATGCGGGTCAGCACCCAAACCGTACCATTGCCTTTGGCCCCGATGGGTTCATGTACATCACCGTAGGCAGTACCTGTAATGCCTGTGCTGACTCAAACCCCGAAAGCGCAACCATTCTTCGGGCCAATCCGGACGGGACAGGTCGGCGGATTTATGCTAAAGGGCTGCGCAATACCATTGGCTTTGGCTGGCATCCAGAAACGAAAGAACTGTACGGATTCGATCATGGCATTGACTGGCTCGGCGACGAACAGCAGAAGGAAGAATTGAATCTGATCAAAGACGGGGCTTTTTACGGATGGCCTTACATTTATGGGGATGGTAACTACAACCCTCACCCGAGGCCCATGGGCGATACTACCTACGCCCAGATACTGGCCAAAACGACTTTACCTTCCCTACAGTACGATGCGCACGCAGCTCCGCTGGGCATGGTGTTTTACACAGGAAGTGGCGCATCAGGAGGCTTCCCCGCCGAATACCAGAACGATGCTTTCGCTACCATGCGTGGCTCCTGGAACCGTAGTCAGCCTTCAGGTTATAAAGTAGTCCGTGTACATTTTGACGCGGGTAAACCCACGCGCATTGATGATCTGGTAACGGGTTTTGTTGTCGATAACAACCAGGCTCAGTTTGGGCGGCCCGTGGGTATTGCCACCATGCCAGATGGTTCTCTGTTATTTACCGATGACAACAACGGTATCATTTACCGGGTTAGCTACGCCAAATGA
- a CDS encoding histidine kinase (PFAM: histidine kinase A domain protein; ATP- binding region ATPase domain protein; histidine kinase HAMP region domain protein~SMART: histidine kinase A domain protein; histidine kinase HAMP region domain protein; ATP-binding region ATPase domain protein~KEGG: spe:Spro_1507 integral membrane sensor signal transduction histidine kinase), with amino-acid sequence MRSPFLNANRRFYMSLYGKLALTLLALLTALACVYGYLTAYSAIRYFDATHQRLNVDVAAHIATFTKPFLTQGVNQAGADDIFFNAMVTNPSAEVYLLDSTGRVLVYHAPATKIKRSQVSLEPIREFISQKGKVYIKGDDPRSVADQKIFSVAEVRNNSRMQGYVYVILGGEQYGSVMESLLQSHVLLWGLLTLLITLTAALLIGLISFHRLTRGMEAITVAVGQFRQGDYLARVQVKASRELALVADTFNDMADELSRTITNLTQSERIRRELVASISHDLRTPITAIHGYADALTTNTLPEDTRHQYADVIAQGSKKLIIMVDELAELAKLEARDTQLQPEPFAIADLLSEVIARFTPLAERQQLMLMCMNCQSSVFCYADVGLIERVLQNLLENTLKNTPANGIIQVELSQPESGLLTISVQNPVSHLPDFIQAYLRSDVCTPERTPGSGLGLAIVEKILKLHDTRLRAAQPEANFIRFSFELPVYKGSDR; translated from the coding sequence ATGCGCTCTCCATTCCTTAACGCCAACCGTCGGTTTTACATGAGCCTGTATGGGAAGCTAGCCCTCACCTTACTGGCACTGCTAACGGCCCTGGCCTGCGTGTATGGATACCTCACAGCGTATTCGGCCATCCGCTATTTCGATGCGACGCACCAGCGGCTGAATGTCGATGTGGCGGCTCATATTGCCACGTTTACAAAGCCGTTTTTAACACAGGGCGTCAATCAGGCGGGTGCCGATGATATTTTCTTCAACGCAATGGTCACGAATCCCAGTGCCGAGGTCTACCTGCTCGACTCGACCGGGAGGGTGCTGGTCTACCATGCCCCGGCCACAAAGATCAAGCGAAGCCAGGTATCTCTGGAACCCATCCGGGAATTTATCAGCCAAAAAGGAAAGGTTTACATTAAAGGCGATGATCCGCGAAGTGTAGCCGATCAGAAAATATTTTCGGTGGCCGAAGTTCGGAATAACAGTCGAATGCAGGGCTATGTATATGTTATTCTGGGGGGTGAGCAATATGGCTCGGTTATGGAAAGCCTGCTGCAGAGCCATGTGTTGCTGTGGGGGTTGCTGACCCTGCTGATTACCCTGACAGCTGCCCTGCTCATCGGGCTAATTTCGTTCCACCGCCTGACGAGGGGCATGGAGGCCATTACCGTTGCGGTTGGCCAGTTTCGACAGGGCGATTATCTGGCTCGTGTGCAGGTGAAGGCCAGCCGGGAATTGGCTCTGGTGGCCGATACCTTCAATGACATGGCCGATGAACTGTCTCGCACGATAACCAATCTGACCCAGTCGGAGCGGATACGGCGCGAATTAGTGGCTAGTATCTCGCACGATTTACGAACGCCCATTACCGCCATACACGGCTATGCGGATGCGCTGACGACAAACACCCTACCCGAAGACACCCGGCATCAGTACGCCGACGTTATTGCTCAGGGAAGCAAAAAACTTATAATAATGGTCGATGAACTGGCCGAGTTAGCCAAACTCGAAGCGCGGGACACGCAACTGCAACCCGAGCCATTCGCCATTGCCGACCTCCTCAGCGAAGTGATTGCCCGGTTCACCCCCCTCGCCGAACGTCAGCAACTCATGTTAATGTGTATGAATTGCCAGTCATCCGTTTTCTGCTACGCAGATGTAGGTCTAATTGAACGGGTACTACAAAACCTGCTGGAAAACACCCTTAAAAACACACCGGCCAATGGTATTATTCAGGTAGAGTTAAGTCAACCGGAGTCTGGTTTATTAACCATTTCTGTTCAGAACCCGGTTAGTCATCTGCCCGACTTCATTCAGGCCTATTTGCGCTCGGATGTGTGTACACCCGAGCGCACTCCTGGTAGTGGTCTTGGATTAGCCATTGTCGAAAAAATACTGAAGCTGCATGATACAAGGCTTCGGGCAGCTCAGCCTGAAGCCAATTTTATTCGTTTCAGCTTCGAACTGCCCGTTTACAAAGGTTCTGACAGATGA
- a CDS encoding two component transcriptional regulator, winged helix family (PFAM: response regulator receiver; transcriptional regulator domain protein~SMART: response regulator receiver~KEGG: cko:CKO_02246 hypothetical protein) — protein MKRLLLIEDDPDVARLIHDHLHQLPGELTTTELGNEGLELLAMQPFDICILDLLLPDASGFEICRRIRQRHPAVPLLILSGRAEERDKVTGLEAGADDYLTKPFSVPELLARLRALLRRSELTGVSKPIQSTILVYQHGALRIEVQARIVTVSGQRIELTPKEFDLLTLLASYPGKSFSRQKILSLVWGYHHDGYEHTVTAHINRLRIKIEPDFTRPIYILTTWGIGYRFADSDNPTTDALSIP, from the coding sequence ATGAAACGCCTGCTGTTGATTGAAGACGACCCGGATGTAGCCAGGCTCATTCACGATCATCTGCACCAGTTGCCGGGTGAACTGACGACGACAGAATTGGGCAATGAAGGACTGGAACTCCTGGCTATGCAACCCTTCGATATATGCATTCTGGACTTGTTACTGCCGGATGCCAGCGGGTTCGAGATTTGCCGCCGGATTCGGCAACGGCATCCGGCGGTTCCTTTACTCATACTCAGTGGGCGAGCCGAAGAGCGCGATAAAGTAACCGGTCTGGAAGCGGGTGCCGACGATTACCTGACCAAACCCTTTAGTGTGCCGGAATTATTGGCCCGGCTACGAGCATTGCTTCGCAGGAGTGAATTGACTGGCGTTAGTAAACCAATCCAGTCGACAATACTTGTTTATCAGCATGGGGCGTTGCGGATTGAGGTACAGGCCCGCATCGTCACCGTAAGCGGCCAGCGTATTGAGCTGACACCCAAAGAGTTTGATTTGCTTACACTGCTGGCCAGCTATCCGGGAAAAAGTTTTAGTCGGCAGAAAATTCTCAGCCTCGTTTGGGGCTACCACCACGATGGCTATGAGCATACCGTTACCGCCCATATTAACCGGCTGCGGATAAAGATCGAACCGGACTTTACCCGACCAATCTACATTTTAACAACCTGGGGTATTGGCTACCGTTTTGCCGACTCCGATAACCCGACTACGGATGCGCTCTCCATTCCTTAA
- a CDS encoding peptide methionine sulfoxide reductase (KEGG: geo:Geob_3586 peptide methionine sulfoxide reductase~TIGRFAM: peptide methionine sulfoxide reductase~PFAM: Methionine sulfoxide reductase A), with the protein MKLVQVFLFSLLAIYAQGQDVIPAKLPNPKPGEAIATFAGGCFWAQEEAFDQIKGVREVISGYSGGHVKNPTYREVGTDETGHAEAVQVYYDPKVISYDELLVGFFAAHDPTTLNRQGPDVGRDYRSVAFYRTPAEKEAIQEAIKAVNASGHFAGPVVTEVVPFTVFYPAEGYHQNYCKLHPDQPYVRQVSLPKVAKLRKALAGKLKPDA; encoded by the coding sequence ATGAAACTAGTTCAAGTTTTTCTGTTTAGTCTGCTGGCGATCTATGCGCAGGGGCAGGATGTTATACCCGCTAAATTGCCTAATCCCAAACCCGGCGAAGCCATTGCCACCTTTGCGGGTGGGTGCTTCTGGGCGCAGGAAGAAGCGTTCGACCAGATCAAGGGCGTTCGGGAAGTCATTTCCGGCTATTCGGGCGGTCACGTCAAAAATCCGACCTATCGGGAAGTTGGTACGGATGAAACCGGTCATGCCGAAGCGGTCCAGGTTTACTACGATCCCAAGGTGATTTCCTACGATGAGCTGCTGGTTGGATTCTTTGCCGCGCACGACCCGACGACCCTCAACCGGCAGGGACCGGATGTTGGGCGTGATTACCGGTCGGTCGCTTTTTACCGGACACCCGCCGAAAAAGAGGCCATTCAGGAAGCGATCAAAGCCGTGAATGCATCGGGTCATTTTGCCGGTCCGGTCGTAACAGAAGTCGTGCCGTTTACGGTCTTTTATCCAGCCGAAGGGTATCACCAGAACTACTGTAAACTGCATCCCGACCAGCCGTACGTAAGGCAGGTTTCGTTGCCCAAAGTGGCAAAGCTCCGCAAGGCGCTGGCCGGTAAATTGAAGCCCGATGCCTGA
- a CDS encoding methionine-R-sulfoxide reductase (KEGG: mes:Meso_0863 methionine-R-sulfoxide reductase~TIGRFAM: methionine-R-sulfoxide reductase~PFAM: Methionine sulfoxide reductase B) produces MNKQSFLQVISGLLVAGLVSFFLSAFVTPVTTDGGKAPRRVEKTEAEWKKILTPDQFAVMRKQGTERAFTSPLASNHEHGEYRCAGCHEPLFKSETKFESGTGWPSFYAPVSKNIVRELRDTSYGMSRTEVQCAVCDAHLGHVFNDGPRPTGLRYCMNGVALEFVKK; encoded by the coding sequence ATGAATAAACAATCGTTTCTCCAGGTCATTAGCGGACTTCTCGTCGCTGGCTTGGTATCGTTTTTCTTATCCGCTTTCGTCACGCCAGTTACGACGGATGGCGGCAAAGCTCCCCGCCGGGTCGAGAAGACCGAAGCCGAATGGAAGAAAATTCTGACCCCCGACCAGTTTGCCGTTATGCGGAAGCAAGGGACGGAGCGGGCCTTCACCAGTCCGTTGGCCAGTAACCACGAACACGGCGAATATCGTTGTGCCGGTTGCCACGAGCCCCTTTTTAAATCGGAAACCAAATTTGAGTCGGGAACGGGCTGGCCTAGCTTCTATGCGCCCGTCAGCAAAAACATCGTGCGTGAGTTGCGCGACACCAGTTATGGCATGTCGCGAACGGAAGTGCAATGTGCCGTGTGTGATGCCCACCTCGGGCATGTGTTTAACGATGGTCCCCGGCCGACAGGACTACGGTATTGTATGAATGGTGTCGCGCTGGAGTTCGTCAAAAAGTAA
- a CDS encoding alpha/beta hydrolase fold protein (PFAM: alpha/beta hydrolase fold~KEGG: rec:RHECIAT_CH0003785 probable esterase/hydrolase protein) encodes MEHSKKRVRWVAIVFLFLAMAMLLPQCVSLRMSDKAIAEYFTDAPVKPSFHTLSSNGRPVHYALLSSHRSGADSLPVVVFVHGSPGSWDAFIAFFNDSSLYNRARLISVDRLGFGKSGLGIPETSLQKQAAAVAAVIADVTPSGRAVLVGHSLGGPVVARLAMDFPNRVNSLILVAPSIDPALEKQEWYRPALASFPIRYLLPKELDVSNREIKPLKGELMRMMPLWASINVPVTVIQGDKDDLVPPGNADFAKRMLTHAPVRIQMLPGMNHFIPWRRADTIHDAILNNLPEQTAGW; translated from the coding sequence ATGGAACACTCAAAAAAACGAGTCCGGTGGGTGGCAATTGTGTTTCTTTTTCTAGCTATGGCAATGCTGCTTCCTCAATGTGTTTCCCTGCGTATGTCGGACAAAGCCATCGCCGAATATTTTACCGATGCGCCCGTAAAACCGTCATTTCACACGCTATCATCAAACGGCCGCCCTGTTCACTATGCGCTGCTTAGCAGCCATCGGTCAGGAGCCGATTCTTTGCCGGTGGTAGTGTTTGTTCACGGCTCGCCGGGGTCCTGGGATGCGTTCATCGCCTTTTTTAACGATTCGAGCCTCTACAATCGGGCGCGTCTGATTTCGGTCGACCGGCTCGGCTTCGGGAAGTCGGGACTGGGAATTCCGGAAACGTCGTTACAGAAGCAGGCTGCCGCCGTTGCCGCTGTCATTGCGGACGTAACACCATCGGGCCGGGCGGTGCTGGTGGGGCACTCGTTGGGTGGCCCGGTGGTGGCCCGGCTGGCTATGGATTTTCCCAATCGGGTGAATAGTCTGATTCTGGTGGCTCCATCAATCGACCCCGCCCTGGAAAAGCAGGAATGGTACCGACCCGCGCTGGCTTCGTTCCCGATACGCTACCTGTTGCCTAAAGAACTGGACGTAAGCAATCGGGAAATCAAGCCACTCAAAGGCGAACTGATGCGCATGATGCCGCTGTGGGCATCGATTAATGTACCGGTAACGGTGATTCAGGGCGATAAAGACGACCTGGTGCCACCCGGTAACGCTGATTTTGCCAAACGCATGCTAACCCATGCGCCGGTTAGGATACAGATGCTTCCCGGCATGAATCACTTCATCCCCTGGCGACGTGCCGATACCATCCACGACGCTATTCTGAATAACCTACCGGAGCAAACGGCTGGTTGGTAG
- a CDS encoding hypothetical protein (KEGG: sfr:Sfri_2482 lysine exporter protein (LysE/YggA)), with product MPTLLMNFAIGLLVSFLGTLPLGVLNITIMRVSLLQGLRSALQFALACALVELVYSYLSVELTQSLIQFPALKPLTEVVAAITLLGMGIYYIRKNNSLPTTDQRSIRPFFLGVLLSVVNVVAFPFWILYTTLLQAKGYVGIMDTSLVMLYVLGISFGTVAGLLPFIFGSRYLSGWVVAHQHRLDRIIGVLFVGLSLFQSLTLLS from the coding sequence ATGCCTACACTACTCATGAATTTCGCAATTGGCCTGTTGGTCAGTTTTCTGGGAACGTTGCCCCTGGGTGTTCTGAACATCACCATCATGCGGGTATCCCTGTTGCAGGGGTTGCGGTCGGCCCTGCAGTTTGCGCTGGCCTGTGCCCTGGTCGAACTGGTTTATAGCTACCTCTCGGTCGAACTGACCCAGTCGCTGATACAGTTTCCGGCCCTCAAACCGCTGACCGAAGTCGTAGCGGCTATAACCTTGCTGGGTATGGGGATTTATTACATCCGCAAGAATAATTCGCTGCCCACGACCGACCAGCGATCCATTCGGCCGTTTTTCCTGGGCGTCTTGCTCAGCGTGGTCAATGTGGTCGCTTTCCCGTTCTGGATTCTGTATACCACGTTGTTGCAGGCCAAAGGCTATGTGGGCATTATGGATACCTCGCTGGTGATGCTGTATGTACTGGGTATTTCGTTCGGTACGGTGGCTGGCCTGCTGCCGTTCATTTTCGGAAGTCGCTACTTAAGCGGGTGGGTGGTGGCACATCAACACCGGCTCGATCGTATTATCGGGGTACTTTTTGTCGGTCTATCGCTTTTTCAGTCGCTGACATTACTTAGTTAA
- a CDS encoding conserved hypothetical protein (KEGG: vvy:VV0791 hypothetical protein): protein MQSLNPILVTQPTTAFSFAKAKEALGNQLRSPFFIRLLSWEYWPFAVVYVPVFVYWLWLSLKARSFFFFSAANPSIESGGLLGESKIDILDKISDEFKPKTLFVSASPDLHSLFGRVEGAGLTFPLIAKPNAGERGWRVEKLNRWEDLLDYSQESPVDFLLQEYVDYPLELGVFYYRMPGQQQGTISSIVEKEFLSVTGNGRDCIETLIRQNDRALLQLDALTARYGDELERIPIPGETVLLMPIGNHSRGTKFLNANYLITPELTQLFDRISGSIDGFYFGRYDLRCRSLADLYAGEHIRILELNGAGAEPAHIYQPGFSIWEAWGILLHHWRVLFDISRENHRRGVAYMTFAEAHTIYKRIQAGKTQPN, encoded by the coding sequence ATGCAGTCGCTTAATCCAATCCTCGTTACTCAACCTACTACGGCCTTTTCGTTTGCCAAAGCCAAAGAGGCCTTAGGTAATCAACTGCGCAGCCCCTTTTTTATCCGGCTGCTGTCGTGGGAATACTGGCCCTTTGCGGTCGTATACGTACCGGTTTTTGTGTACTGGCTCTGGTTGTCACTCAAAGCCCGGTCGTTCTTCTTCTTCTCGGCGGCCAATCCGTCCATCGAGTCGGGCGGACTACTGGGTGAATCGAAGATCGATATTCTGGATAAAATCAGTGATGAGTTCAAGCCCAAAACCCTGTTTGTGTCGGCTTCCCCTGATTTGCATAGCCTGTTCGGTCGGGTGGAAGGAGCGGGGCTTACATTTCCGTTGATTGCCAAACCTAATGCCGGAGAGCGAGGCTGGCGGGTGGAAAAGCTGAATCGCTGGGAAGATCTGCTGGATTATTCGCAGGAAAGCCCCGTCGATTTTCTGCTGCAGGAATACGTAGACTATCCGCTGGAACTGGGGGTTTTCTACTACCGGATGCCGGGCCAGCAACAGGGGACGATCTCGTCTATTGTTGAGAAGGAATTTTTGAGTGTGACAGGAAACGGCCGGGATTGTATCGAAACGTTGATTCGTCAGAATGACCGTGCCCTCCTTCAACTCGACGCCCTGACCGCCCGATACGGCGACGAACTGGAACGCATTCCCATACCCGGCGAAACGGTTCTGCTCATGCCCATCGGCAACCATAGTCGGGGGACCAAGTTCCTGAATGCCAACTACCTGATCACGCCGGAACTGACCCAGCTGTTCGACCGCATTAGCGGCTCCATCGACGGGTTTTACTTTGGTCGCTATGATCTTCGGTGCCGCAGCCTAGCCGATTTATACGCTGGTGAGCACATCCGTATTCTCGAACTGAATGGAGCCGGGGCCGAACCCGCGCATATCTACCAGCCCGGTTTTTCGATCTGGGAGGCCTGGGGTATCCTGCTCCATCACTGGCGGGTGCTGTTCGACATCAGCCGGGAAAACCACCGTCGGGGGGTGGCTTACATGACCTTCGCCGAAGCCCACACGATTTACAAACGGATTCAAGCCGGTAAAACTCAACCCAACTAA